CGCCCTCCTGGCCCGCCCCCTGCGCGCGGCCGTGGCGGGACGTGAGACGTGAGGGAGAGGTTGCCCAACCCCCAACCGCCCGCCTACACATCCCTCCCGGTCACGTATCGGTAGCCCCCGAAGAACGCTTCCGCTTCGGCTTCGGCCTGGGCGGGGAGGGCTTCGCGCAGACAGACGACCAGGTGGTCCCGTTCCACCACGCCGGTCACGCCTGCCAGCACCCCCAGCATGACCGCGCTCACCAGGGCGGGCGGGCCGTGGGCTCGCGCCAGCTCGCGCGCGGGTACCCAGAGGACGCGGGTCGTCCCGTAGGCTTCCTCCGCCTGCTCCCGCGACGGGTAACGTTGCCTCCGGAACCGGGCTTCGTAGGGCCGCACCGCTTCGTCCGAGAGCAGGGCCCGCCCCGACGGCGAGAGGTAGGGGGCGAGCTTCATCCCTTCCAAACGCTCCAGGCCCACGGCGAAGTGCGCCCGACCCCGGGGGATCTTGGGGCTGGGGCCGGCGGGAGAGCCCACCCGCGCGTGGGCGAGCACCGGCGAGCCCACCTGGGCCAGGCCCGACTGGGCCGTGAAATGCGCGTCATACCCCTCGCGGACTGCGGCTCGCGTCAGCACGGTAGCCAGGGTGATCACCCCCTGGCCGCCCACGCCCGCAATGACCACGTCGAGGTTCAACCCACGCGCCTTCTGGCCTTGAGGTCCCGGCGGATGGCCTTTTCCGGGCAGGCAGCGGCGCACAGGCCGCACCCGAGACACCGCACGGCGTCGATTGCGACCCGGTTCGTGGCCTCGTCCAGGTCCATGGCTGGGCATCCCACCGCCTCGATGCAGCTGGGGGAGCACTCGGGCAGCCCCGCGCACCGCTCGGGCCGAACCCGGTAGGGGATGACGGTCCGGTGGGGCAGGCGCGCCACGCAGGGCGCCTCGGCGATGACCACGTTGACCCCGGGGGACACCAGGGCGTCGGCCAGGATGCGGGTGAGGCGCCGGGTGAAGTAGGGCAGCGTC
This genomic interval from Thermodesulfobacteriota bacterium contains the following:
- a CDS encoding 2-oxoacid:acceptor oxidoreductase family protein, with the translated sequence MNLDVVIAGVGGQGVITLATVLTRAAVREGYDAHFTAQSGLAQVGSPVLAHARVGSPAGPSPKIPRGRAHFAVGLERLEGMKLAPYLSPSGRALLSDEAVRPYEARFRRQRYPSREQAEEAYGTTRVLWVPARELARAHGPPALVSAVMLGVLAGVTGVVERDHLVVCLREALPAQAEAEAEAFFGGYRYVTGRDV